In Desulfuromonas sp., the genomic stretch AACCCAGCGCAAGATCTGCCCGGCCCGGAATTTCTCCTTGCCCAATCCGCCGAGGAATTCGACCAGTTGAGTCGGCGTCAGTTCCTTTATGTCGACTTTCGTCACTATCAAATCATTTCCTGCCAGGCAAAAAAAAGACCATCGAATTGTAGCCGAAGGGCTATATAAGCTCAACCCGTAATGATGGAAAACAAGGTCAGTCGCAAAGACGCAAAGCCGCCAGGGAGAGCAGGGTCTTAAGAGATCTCACGGATGAACCGTAAAACCGGGAGAGCATATAAAAAAACCCTGAATAGCTAAAAGCGGGCATGTAAGGAAAGTCGTGATAAACCAGTTGCAGTCAGCATGACTTAGTATGCTGTCCCGTCCTGGAATAAGCCGACATGCAGAAGGTTATTCATACAGAAGAGAACGTAAACGGAACAAACGGACATGGCTGTTGCTTGCCGCTTAATACAAATCTCCATGTAAATACCTGGCTGCCAGCCCTGATCATTTTAGCGTGCAGAAGTTCGCACTTTCCGGTTTTCCTAAGGGTTACTTACGCCCTTTATTAAACCGCCAATCGCTGACTGGAGATCTGCCGGGAGCAAGATTGTTTTGGCATTAGCGCTTGAAGCCTGTTCCTTGATCGCTTTAACGTAGCTCTCACCGATCAGGTAACCTACGGCAAGAGCGCCCTGCCCTTCACCGGTCGCTTCAAGAACGACCTTGATCGCCTCCTTCGAGGCTACAGCCTGAACTCTTTTGGCCTCGGCATCACGCTTGGCAGCCTCCAGGCGACCATCTGCTTCCAGGACGGCGGCCTCTTTTTGTCCCTCTGCTTTCGTGACTGTTGCCCTCCGGGCCCTTTCTGCTGCAGCCTGTTCTTCCATCGCTTGCTGCATCGTCACCGAAGGATTAATATCCTGGATTTCAACTCCGCGCAGGGTGATTCCCCAATCACCAAGGTCGTCTGAGATGCCTTCTTTCAACTTGGCTTTGATCTGATCGCGCGAGCTCAACGCTTCATCGAGCTTCATTTCCCCGATTATTGACCGCAAGGTTGTCTGCACAAGGTTCTGGATACCCATATAATAATTTTCAATTCCGTAGACAGCCTTCTCCGGACTGACTATGTTGATAAAAGCGACCGCATTCACTTCCAGAACGGCATTATCTTGCGAAATAACCTCTTGTTTTGACGTATCGATGATTTGATCTTTTGTTGATACCTTATGCGCCACATTGTCGATGTAAGGGATAATGATATTCAAGCCCGGGCTCAGGGTTCTGTGGTATTTCCCGAGACGCTGAACAACCGATTTGCTCCCCTGTGGAACCAGCCGCACGCCCATTGCAATTGTGACAATTACGACAATGACAAAAAATACAACAACAATTAACAGCTCCATATCTATTCTCCCACGTTCCTGTTTATGGTTTCGTTTTGCGGAACAGCCGGTTTGACTATGATTGTATTGCCATGGACATCATCAACGATAACGGTATCGCCAACCTTGACCGGCTCTTTCGCGATACAGGTCCAGGTGTCAGAGCCCAGAATGGGAACACTGAAACGGACGGTCCCCCGGGCATCGTCGGCTGGCGCTTTAATAACAAGACATCTCTCTCCAAGAAAAGCTTCGCGTGAAGTTCCGGCCATTGTCCGGTCACCTGACATTGGCTTGACCCACTTAAACCAGGCGATGGTAAACCCGACCGAGAACGTGGCCCACATCAAGAGTTGATACTCGATCTCCGGCCTTATTCCCACCCAGGAGAGAAGACCAACAAGGATCGCTCCCAGGCCAAACCATAAAACAGTAAACGAGGCAAGAAATATCTCTGACAGGATGAGGATCATGCCAAAGACCAGCCAATACCAATAGAGTATTTCAATTTCCATAAAACCGCCTTTGTGCGACGCAACAATTAATAGAGCTTCATACTACTTTTTGCTGACGAGGATGCCAACTAAAACATGACGTTTTGCTTTAATATAATCAGAGAAGTGCAACAAATAGCCACTGATCGAACGATTAAACACAATGCAAAGAGTTTGTCTGCCTTGATTCTCCGCGAAGGGGATTGTATTCTTGGCTTCTTTCGGCACCATTTCTTTTATGGAAGCATGATAATCGGCAAAATCTCCATGACAAAAGGCTCAACAAACCAGCAGGAGAGCGCATGAAGAAAATTCTCGTCACTCTCATACCGCTCCTTGTCATTCTCGTATTTCTTGTCAGCTGGTTTTTCGGCAATCGTCACCAGCAATTGATCGAAGCCGTCAGGGATGGTGATTTTCAGGAAGTTCAGGAACTGAGTACACAAATGCCACTATTCATCCTGAACGCTTACCACAAGCATCCAGGGATGGGTAGCAAGTCCCTGTATGGTGATACCGCACTGCACATAAGCATAAAAAACTCACGGGTCAAAATAATGAAGTTTCTCATTGGCAAAGGAATCGATATCGAAGCTTTAACAGCTGACTACAGAACCCCATTACAGTTGGCAGCAGAGCGCGGCCTGCTAGAAGGGGTCGAGCTTTTGCTTGAACACGGTGCCGAGTTTGATAAGAGCGGCAGTGCATCCGAATCGAAAACGGCGCTTTTCTTAGCATCTGAAAACCTGCATCCCGAAGTCGTCAAAAGATTGCTTACGGCCGGTGCTGACAGCCAGGCAAAGGATTATACCGGTCAGACACCAAAAGAAGCGGCGGCAAAGCGACAACTACTTTATGATGAGAACAGCACAGCGGTGCGCTTTGGGCAGGTGAGAAACCAGGATGAATTCAATGACTGGGTGGCGCAAAGACGCTTTGCGGTCATTACTCTGCTCGATCAGGCAATGTGATAAGGGGAAAAATCGATGAATCATCTTGGCTAAAATCGATGTCCAACTGGAACCTCGCACCAATTTTTCAAATATTTCCGGATCGATTATGCCTTCACGATCGGGTCAGCCCTCAACGAAAAAGGACCAGCCTTGCGGCCGGTCCCATTCGCTTGAATCTGTTTGCGCTCTTGTTACAGCAGCTCGAGGCCGTTGAAGAAGTACCCGAGTTCGAACGCTGCGGTTTCCGGTGCATCGGAACCGTGGGTTGCGTTTTCACCGATCGACGCGCCGAACTCCTTGCGCAGGGTTCCCTCTTCGGCTTCGGCCGGATTGGTTGCACCCATCAGATCACGCCACTTCTTGATCGCGCCTTCGGCTTCGAGAGCCATGACGATACAGGGCCCGCTGCTCATGAAGTCGGTCAGCTCGCCGAAAAACGGGCGCTCCTTGTGAACGGCGTAAAAGCCTTCGGCTTCGACCTTGCTTAAATAAAGTTTCTTGATGCCGACAACCTTGAATCCTTCTGCATAAATCCGGGCAAGAATTTTACCGGCGTTTCCGGCGGCAAAGGCATCCGGCTTGATAATCGCAAACGTACGTTCCATTTCGTTAAATCCTCCTGTTGTGCTCTTGCGAGTCGTTTAAAGGCGGTGTCTTTTAGCATCACCGCCGGCAGAATGTCAACCTTCCAGTTCAGCCATCAGTTTTTTCAGCGCCTGACCCCGGTGGCTGATGCGGTTCTTCAGATCAAGCGGCAATTCGGCCAGACTCTTGCCGTATTCCCGCACCATGAACAATGGATCGTAGCCGAACCCGCCATCGCCCTGCGGCTGCTGCAGGATCGTCCCCTTCAACTCCCCGGCAAAGATCCGGCAGGAACGGTCCGGCGCGACCAGGGCCATCACGCAACAGAACGCCGCCCCCCGCTGCGCATCCGGAATACCTTCCATCTCGCGAAGCAGTTTGGCATTATTGTCGGCATCGGTGGCGGTCGCCCCGGCATAACGGGCCGAGTGGACTCCGGGCGCACCGGAGAGGCATTCGACCACCAGTCCGGAATCGTCAGCCAGGGTCAACTTGCCGCTATGAACAGCAATCGCTTCGGCTTTTTTGCGGGCATTGGCGGCAAAGGTATCGCCATCTTCGACAACCGATGGGGCGTCGGGAAAAGCATCAAGCCCGATGACCAGGTAGTCACACTGTTCAAGCAGACGGGAAATCTCCCTGAGCTTCCCCTTGTTTCCGGTTGCAACGACCAGTTCCTTCATCAGTCGGCCAGCGCCTGCTGCTGCAATCGATTCAGCTCGGCGCAACCGGCAAGGGCGAGATCACGCAAGGCATCCATCTCGACGATCGTGAACGGCACCTCCTCGGCAGTTCCCTGGACCTCGACAAATCTGCCGTCACCGGTCAACACGTAATTCATGTCGACGTCAGCGGTTGAATCTTCACTGTAGTCAAGATCGAGTAACGGCACGCCGTCAACGATTCCGACACTGATCGCCGCCACCGAATCCTTGACCGGACTTTTCGCGAGCAGCCCATCGGCCTGAAGTTTCTTAATGGCGAGGCAGAGGGCAACGTAAGCGCCGGTAATCGAAGCGGTCCGGGTGCCACCATCAGCCTGGAGGACATCACAGTCGATCTGGACAGAGCGTTCGCCCAACGCTTTCAGGTCAACGACGGCACGCAAGGAACGGCCAATCAGGCGCTGGATTTCATGGGTCCGGCCGCCGACCTTGCCGCGGATCGATTCCCGGGCACTCCGCTGATGGGTTGCCCGCGGCAACATGGCGTACTCGGCGGTCACCCAGCCCTGTCCCCGTCCACGCAGAAATGGCGGAACCGACTCTTCAACCGTCGCGTTGCACAATACACGGGTCTCCCCGAAAGAGACGAGAACCGAACCTTCAGCATACCGGGTATACCCGGTTTCAAAAGAGACCGGCCGCAACTCGTTGTCAGCGCGGCCGTCATGTCTTTGCTGTTGACTTGTCATTTATTCTTCCTCTATTTGCGGGCTGAGCCGAACTCCTTGAGGCCGTTGAACAGGGCTTTGGCAAGTTTGACCTGTCCTTCCTCGTCCTGCAATAGCATCCGGTCAGCCGGGTTGGTCAGGTAGCCAATTTCAATCAGCACGGTCGGCAAATCTCCCTGCCCGAGTGGCAGCAGCGGCGCCTTGACAATAGGATAGACCGTCAAACCGGCATTCCTGAGGGAATCGGCCAGGCTCTCGGCGAGCCGGAGGCTATCCTTGTCATCGGTCTGGATGGCCTGTTCCGGCAACGCTTCGGTCCGGCGAACATACAGATGGATCCCCTGCGGCTTGTAGTCGGGAGCGGCTTGGGCGTGCAGCAACAACAGGGCGTCAACGTCCGGCTGGGTCGCCGGTTTCAGCCGTTCCTCGGGGGTCAGGCCATAATCGTCATCGCGTGTCATGTAAATCGGTATGCCAAGCTGCATCTTGATCAGTTTCTGCAGTGACTCGGCAACGGCAAGGGTCACGTCCTTCTCCTTGACCCCTCCATCACCGATAGAACCGGCGTCAGGGCCGCCATGTCCGGGATCGATTGCCACAGCCCGTAAAACAGGACCGTCCGCCGGATTCTTTTTCCGCAAAAGAAAAGAGAATAGCCGATCAAGGGCCGATCCGCCACCCCGGTCAGCCGTCGACTGCGGATCAAGATTGCGGTAATAAATCCGCTCACCGAGCAGGTCGGGGAGATGGCGGGTCACGAACCCTTCACTGACCCGCAGGCGGCTATCGATAAAGCGCGGCTTTTTATCGAGGGGAATATAGCGCTCGCCCAGTTTCAGGAAGTGACTGCCGGGTGAAATCACGGCTGTCCCCCGCGGCGTCAGAATCCGGTAAATATGGTTTACGGCATCCCATGATCCGCCGAGTCCGAGAACCGGCAAAACATCGTCAATCGCGAGAAAGGAGACCCCTTCACGCAGATAGACTTCTTCGATCGACTCCGGCGGCTGACCGTCAACAGCCAACTCGACAGCAGCCCGGACCGGAGCGTAAAAAGCAAACAGAAAAATTATGATAACCAGGATAATTCGCATAAATCCTCACCGAAAAACCGGTCAGTTATACCGCAGTTGCGAAACGACTGTCAATGAAAGCAGATGATCAGGAACAAACAAGCGGTTCACTTTTTACCAGCGGGCGCTCAAGGGCTGTAAGCAGCCGCCGGGTCAGGGTCTTTTCGAGATCATGGAGTACCGATCGATTACCTTTCATCGGAGCAATCTGGGCTCCGGCAACCATGCCATGGCCGCCCGCCGTGCCGAGCTTGTCGACAACCTGCTGCATCGTTTTTCCGGCGAGAATATCGTGTGATGATGTGC encodes the following:
- a CDS encoding ribonuclease PH, with the translated sequence MTSQQQRHDGRADNELRPVSFETGYTRYAEGSVLVSFGETRVLCNATVEESVPPFLRGRGQGWVTAEYAMLPRATHQRSARESIRGKVGGRTHEIQRLIGRSLRAVVDLKALGERSVQIDCDVLQADGGTRTASITGAYVALCLAIKKLQADGLLAKSPVKDSVAAISVGIVDGVPLLDLDYSEDSTADVDMNYVLTGDGRFVEVQGTAEEVPFTIVEMDALRDLALAGCAELNRLQQQALAD
- a CDS encoding nucleoside-diphosphate kinase — protein: MERTFAIIKPDAFAAGNAGKILARIYAEGFKVVGIKKLYLSKVEAEGFYAVHKERPFFGELTDFMSSGPCIVMALEAEGAIKKWRDLMGATNPAEAEEGTLRKEFGASIGENATHGSDAPETAAFELGYFFNGLELL
- a CDS encoding 23S rRNA (adenine(2503)-C(2))-methyltransferase RlmN; its protein translation is MTKVDIKELTPTQLVEFLGGLGKEKFRAGQILRWV
- a CDS encoding non-canonical purine NTP pyrophosphatase; this translates as MKELVVATGNKGKLREISRLLEQCDYLVIGLDAFPDAPSVVEDGDTFAANARKKAEAIAVHSGKLTLADDSGLVVECLSGAPGVHSARYAGATATDADNNAKLLREMEGIPDAQRGAAFCCVMALVAPDRSCRIFAGELKGTILQQPQGDGGFGYDPLFMVREYGKSLAELPLDLKNRISHRGQALKKLMAELEG